A stretch of the Chiloscyllium plagiosum isolate BGI_BamShark_2017 chromosome 25, ASM401019v2, whole genome shotgun sequence genome encodes the following:
- the pheta1 gene encoding sesquipedalian-1, giving the protein MKLNERSVAYYATCDSPTDKTGYLHKKGERNTAYHRRWFVLKGNLFFYFEEKDSKDPIGVIILEGCTVELCESSEDYAFAIKFDSAKSRTYKMAAESQREMESWVKALSRASFDYMRIVVKELEKQLEEMQQNRSSSRKTQKKSLLRKQANYPHSTPLISHNFSVSYKIPVKENGYVPWNTIQDQTIDSELNGKAQSVNDNNDISKCVLDHPPERPLHTQRLPPPLPPRRRSATGGVTSAIGGLMLAQDDNTPTGVFSFTRLHEWFGRDIIQLRRQWQENKFGNIDQSQPDQMV; this is encoded by the coding sequence ATGAAGTTAAATGAACGAAGTGTGGCATATTATGCCACCTGTGATTCTCCAACTGATAAAACTGGATACTTGCACAAAAAGGGAGAGCGAAACACTGCTTATCACAGACGCTGGTTTGTGTTGAAGGGTAATCTGTTTTTTTACTTTGAAGAAAAGGACAGTAAAGACCCAATTGGAGTGATCATACTTGAGGGATGTACTGTGGAGTTATGTGAATCTTCAGAGGATTATGCCTTTGCTATCAAGTTTGACAGTGCTAAATCACGAACATATAAAATGGCTGCTGAGAGCCAGCGAGAAATGGAATCTTGGGTTAAAGCTTTATCTCGTGCAAGCTTCGACTATATGAGAATTGTTGTGAAGGAACTCGAGAAACAATTGGAAGAGATGCAGCAAAATAGATCCAGCAGCCGTAAAACCCAGAAAAAATCACTATTGCGAAAGCAAGCAAACTATCCTCACAGTACACCACTAATCTCTCATAATTTCTCTGTATCTTATAAGATTCCTGTTAAGGAGAATGGTTATGTCCCCTGGAATACCATTCAAGATCAAACTATTGATAGTGAATTGAATGGTAAAGCACAGTCTGTTAATGACAATAATGATATCTCAAAATGTGTCTTAGACCATCCACCTGAAAGACCACTACATACACAACGCTTGCCACCACCTCTTCCTCCTAGGAGGAGATCAGCAACAGGAGGTGTAACATCTGCAATTGGTGGTCTGATGCTTGCCCAGGATGATAATACACCAACAGGAGTATTCAGCTTTACTAGATTACATGAATGGTTTGGTAGGGATATAATACAACTGCGAAGGCAATGGCAGGAGAACAAGTTTGGAAATATTGATCAATCACAACCAGATCAAATGGTTTGA